CGAACCTGGGCCGCATTCTATGCGCCATCGGCTACGCAGGCATTAGCGACCTGGACGTCAACAAGCTGCGCCTGTGGCTGGGTGATGTACTGGTCGCCGTAAATGGCGGTCGCAATCCCGACTACCAGGAAGAGGACGGCCAGCGCGTCATGCAGGAAGCCGAGATTCTGGTCCGCGTATCCCTGGGTCGCGGACAACACAGCGAAACGGTCTACACCTGCGACTTCTCGCACGAGTACGTCACTATCAACGCGGACTACCGCTCTTGATAAAAAACCGCCTCCACCCAATCGGTGGAGACGGTTTTGCCATACGGACAAGCCCGCCACTGGCGGGCTTGTTCTATTTCTTGCCCATGCCCTTGACCAGCGAGAGCACCGCAAGAATCAGGAACACGACAAACAGGATCTTGGCAATCGAAGCAGCACCAGCGGCAATGCCACCAAAACCCAGCACAGCAGCCACGATAGCTACAATAAAAAAGATTACGGCGTAGTAAAGCATACGATTCTCCTCATCATCAGTACGTACAGGGACAGCACCTTGTCTGACGGGCCATCTCAACGACAGCTCATGAAATACCTACAGACAAAAAAGGTTCCCACCCGCTAACGGTCGTACTTGTCGTAGAAGTCTTTAACCTCACGCTCCGCCTCTTCGCGGGTACGTCCATAGCGCTCTTGCACCAGACCGGCCAATTGCGTGGCATCCCCTTTCACCTTGGCCCACTCATCATCCGTAATTTCGCCCCAGACGCTGCGGGCTTTACCAGCCAGTTGTTTCCATTTGCCTTCGATCGTGTCCTTATTCATACGTTTCCCCTTAGTAGGTCCGAAAAATAAATGACTTACGCTTCTGTGAACGCAACAGCTCTACCGTAGCGGAAGGCGAGCCCCTCAAAGGCCACAGATTGAGGAGAAATGTAACCAATTAGCGATATGCCCTGTTTTAGGCGAGGCAGGTCCCCTCACACGTCCTTTACGATCCCCGGGCAAGGGGCCACCCCTGGCTCCCCAGAGGAAAACGAAAGGATTGGATGCAAAATACAGACAGGAGAAGGCCCAAGCCATTGACAGCAAAGCCTTTTTGCCCTATTATTTTTTGCTTGGCATTTTGCGTGTCAAGATTTTTTTATGTTAGATGGCATGGTAGCGGGCTCTTATTGGCCTTTTAAGCGATGCCTGTTTGACTCTTTAAGGGATTCCCTATGTACGCGGTTATAAAAACCGGCGGTAAGCAATATCGCATTACTGCTGGCCAAAAACTCAAAATAGAACAGATACCGGCAGACATTGGGCAAGAAATTTCGCTTGACCAGGTTCTGTCCGTCGGCGAAGGTGAAGCACTGCAAATCGGTGCTCCTTTCGTTGCTGGCGCTGTGGTCAAGGCTACTGTTCTTGCGCAAGGCCGTCACGACAAAATCAAGATTTTCAAAATGCGCCGTCGCAAGCACTACCGCAAAACGCAAGGCCATCGTCAAAACTACACCGAAATCCGCATCGAAGCGATCAACGCCTAAGTTGTTGCTAAAAGCGAATTTGGTATTTTCTTCATCTAGGAGCTAAAGAAATGGCACAGAAGAAAGGCGGCGGCTCTACGCGGAACGGCCGTGACTCACAGGCCAAACGTCTGGGCGTTAAAGTCTACGGCGGTCAGGTAATTTCGGCTGGCGGCATCATTGTTCGTCAGCGCGGCACTCAGTTTCACCCCGGCGTGAACGTGGGCATTGGTAAAGACCACACCCTGTTCTCCCTGGTCGATGGCAAAGTCAAATTTTCCATCACTGGTGCTCTGAACAAGCGTACCGTTTCGGTCGTTGCTGGCGAATAAGCCACTCGATCCAAGCGTACTCGCTGCGAAAAAGCCCTGCCGCCCTAGGCAGGGCTTTTTTTATGCATGGCCCCTGCGCCATCCTGAAAGCCCACACACCCGGCTTAGCCAGTCTCCCTACGGCCACAGCAAGAGATTAAAAATCGGCCACTATCACGGCACATACCGGCAGATAAGCCAATCTCCTATACACTAAGCAATTGGGGTTTTTGTTTAAAATGGTCTGCTCCCAGACCAGCAGCCCGTACGGTTCTGCGGCCCCTGGACCTATACAGCACTCATCACCATGAAATTCGTAGACGAAGCGACCATTGAAGTGGTCGCAGGCAAAGGTGGAAACGGCGCTGCCAGTTTCCGCCGAGAAAAATTTATTGAAAAAGGTGGCCCCAATGGCGGCGACGGCGGACGCGGTGGCAGCATCTATGCCGAGGCCGACCGTAACGTCAACACCTTGATCGACTACCGCTACGCCCGCCTGCACCGCGCTCGCAACGGCGAAAACGGCCGTGGGTCCGACCAATACGGCGCGGGTGGCGAGGACATCACCCTGCGCGTGCCCGTAGGCACCATGATTTTTGACGCAGAAACCGGCGAGCAGCTGTTTGACATGAAGCGTCATGGCGAACGCATCACCCTGGCCCAAGGCGGCGCCGGTGGCTTGGGTAACCTACACTTCAAATCCAGTGTGAACCGTGCCCCGCGTCAATTTACCTATGGCAAGGAAGGCGAGCATCGCAAGCTGCGTCTGGAGCTGAAGGTGCTGGCTGATGTCGGTCTGCTGGGTATGCCCAATGCCGGAAAATCCACGCTGATCACCCGTATTTCCAACGCCAAGCCTCGCATTGCGGACTACCCTTTCACCACCTTGCACCCTAACCTGGGCGTGGTGCGTTCGTCCGAAGCACACAGCTTTGTGGTTGCCGATATTCCAGGCCTGATCGAAGGCGCTTCCGAAGGTGCTGGCCTGGGCCACTTGTTCCTGCGTCACCTGACTCGCACCCGTATCTTGCTGCATCTGCTGGATGTATCCAGCCTGGATCCGGACGAGGATATTGTGGCCAAAGTGGCTTCGGAGGCCCGTGCCATTGTTGAAGAACTGCGCCTGTACAGCGAAGAGCTGTACGCCAAGCCACGCTGGCTGGTGCTGAACAAGCTGGACATGGTCTCTGATCCGGAAGACCTGAAAGCCCGCCTGCTCAAAGAGCTGAACTGGGAAGGCCCGGTCTTTGGTATCTCCGCCCTGACCGGTGTGGGCACACAGGATCTGGTGTATCAGTTGCAGTCCTGGCTGGACGAAGAAAGCCGCAAAGAGCATATCGAGCAAGATATTGCTGACGGCACCCATATTTACGACGAGAGGTTTGCCCCAGACTGATCGTTGCCACACAGGTCCAGGACTTAGACTCCAGGACTGACTCTAAAAATGCCCGGAAGACGCGGTTAAGCCAGCCGCCCTACTCCTGGCATTTTCTCTATTTACACGCCAAGCGATGGATTTCTGAACTCGTCATGCAGCACTCTTCTCATTCTGAATCGGCCGTTGCACAATCGCGCCGATTGGTTATTAAAGTAGGTTCGTCCCTGGTCACCAACGAGGGCAAGGGGATTGACCTGGATGCCGTGGAGCAATGGGCTACCCAGATTGCTCAACTGCATGCCCAAGGCAAGCAATTGGTGCTGGTTTCCAGCGGTGCCATTGCCGAAGGCATGGCCCGCCTGGGCTGGCCGCGCCGACCGAAGGCCATGAATGAGTTGCAAGCGGCGGCCGCCGTCGGCCAGATGGGCTTGATTCAAGCCTATGAAGTGGCTTTTGCCCGCCACGGCGTGCGCACCGCCCAGATCCTGCTGACCCATGAAGACCTGGCAGACCGCCATCGCTACCTGAACGCGCGCGGCACTATCAACACCTTGCTGGATCTGGGTGTGGTGCCCATCGTGAACGAGAACGATACGGTGGTCACGGATGAAATCCGCGTGGGCGACAACGATACTTTGGGTGCGCTGGTCACCAATCTGATTGAAGCCGAAACCCTGATCATCCTGACCGACCAGGCTGGCCTGTACAGCGCCGATCCGCGCAGCAATCCCGATGCGCAGTTCATCTCGCTGGGACAAGCGGGCGACCCGACCCTGGAAGCCATGGCAGGCGGCTCGGGCAGCAACATCGGCACCGGCGGCATGATCACCAAGATTCTGGCGGCCAAGCGTGCTGCGCAAAGCGGTGGTCACACCATTATTGCGTCGGGCCGTGAACAGCAAGTGCTGTCGCGTCTGTCGCAAGGAGAACGCATAGGCACAGAACTGCGTGCCACTCTGCCTGTACGTTCGGCCCGTCAACGCTGGCTGGTTGACCAACTGCGTGTGCGTGGTCGCGTGTCGCTGGACGAAGGCGCCGTACGTGCGCTGGTAGACGGCCACAAGAGCCTGCTGCCCGTGGGTGTCACCCATGTAGAGGGCGAGTTTGACCGTGGCGATGTGGTGGCCTGCGTGGACAAGCACGGCGTGGAATACGCCCGTGGTCTGATCAACTACTCCTCGGATGACACCCGCCGCATCATGGGCCAGCCCAGCCACCTGATCAATGAGTTGCTGGGCAGCGAACACGATACGGAACTGATCCACCGCAACAATATGGTGTTCCCGCGCAGTGCTCCGGACCAGGACTAAACCTTGACCCCTGCCCTGCCCGCCTGTTGAAATAGACGGATAAAACGTATCGAATTGCGACAGTACGCGCGGTTTTTCCGCGCCTGATTG
This genomic window from Alcaligenes faecalis contains:
- the obgE gene encoding GTPase ObgE, encoding MKFVDEATIEVVAGKGGNGAASFRREKFIEKGGPNGGDGGRGGSIYAEADRNVNTLIDYRYARLHRARNGENGRGSDQYGAGGEDITLRVPVGTMIFDAETGEQLFDMKRHGERITLAQGGAGGLGNLHFKSSVNRAPRQFTYGKEGEHRKLRLELKVLADVGLLGMPNAGKSTLITRISNAKPRIADYPFTTLHPNLGVVRSSEAHSFVVADIPGLIEGASEGAGLGHLFLRHLTRTRILLHLLDVSSLDPDEDIVAKVASEARAIVEELRLYSEELYAKPRWLVLNKLDMVSDPEDLKARLLKELNWEGPVFGISALTGVGTQDLVYQLQSWLDEESRKEHIEQDIADGTHIYDERFAPD
- the rplU gene encoding 50S ribosomal protein L21; this encodes MYAVIKTGGKQYRITAGQKLKIEQIPADIGQEISLDQVLSVGEGEALQIGAPFVAGAVVKATVLAQGRHDKIKIFKMRRRKHYRKTQGHRQNYTEIRIEAINA
- a CDS encoding CsbD family protein, whose product is MNKDTIEGKWKQLAGKARSVWGEITDDEWAKVKGDATQLAGLVQERYGRTREEAEREVKDFYDKYDR
- the proB gene encoding glutamate 5-kinase; the encoded protein is MQHSSHSESAVAQSRRLVIKVGSSLVTNEGKGIDLDAVEQWATQIAQLHAQGKQLVLVSSGAIAEGMARLGWPRRPKAMNELQAAAAVGQMGLIQAYEVAFARHGVRTAQILLTHEDLADRHRYLNARGTINTLLDLGVVPIVNENDTVVTDEIRVGDNDTLGALVTNLIEAETLIILTDQAGLYSADPRSNPDAQFISLGQAGDPTLEAMAGGSGSNIGTGGMITKILAAKRAAQSGGHTIIASGREQQVLSRLSQGERIGTELRATLPVRSARQRWLVDQLRVRGRVSLDEGAVRALVDGHKSLLPVGVTHVEGEFDRGDVVACVDKHGVEYARGLINYSSDDTRRIMGQPSHLINELLGSEHDTELIHRNNMVFPRSAPDQD
- a CDS encoding DUF1328 domain-containing protein, which codes for MLYYAVIFFIVAIVAAVLGFGGIAAGAASIAKILFVVFLILAVLSLVKGMGKK
- the rpmA gene encoding 50S ribosomal protein L27, with the protein product MAQKKGGGSTRNGRDSQAKRLGVKVYGGQVISAGGIIVRQRGTQFHPGVNVGIGKDHTLFSLVDGKVKFSITGALNKRTVSVVAGE